The Raphanus sativus cultivar WK10039 unplaced genomic scaffold, ASM80110v3 Scaffold0504, whole genome shotgun sequence region CAGTTGACCAAGTCGTAGAGTATAAATTGATTGGTTAGCCTTTTGTGTGGAATATATATGTTGGGGGCCTGCTGAGTTGACTTAGATGTCTTGGGGCTTTTTGAGTTGTCTTAGATCATCCATTTGTCACTTGTTGTTGACTTAGATCATCCATCGGATCTTGTTTGAGTTAAAATGGAAGTTTTGACTCCTAATCacttgttcttgttgttgttagGCGGAGAAAGATACGGATGAGGTATATGCCCAGATCATGTTGATGCCTGAAGAAACAGTGAGTCactcattttcttttaatttgtttcaCCTCCTTCTCTCTCAAACCCAGGAGTGCTAATTTATAAACTGCATCAGGTTGATGAACCTATGAGTCCTGATCTTCCTCCTCCTGAGTCCCATAGGCCAAAGGTTCACTCTTTCAGCAAGGTTTTGACTGCCTCCGATACAAGCACCCATGGTGGCTTCTCTGTCCTTAGGAAACATGCTACCGAGTGCCTTCCCCCGCTGGTAATTACGACACAACTCTTTCTGATTTGTTCCGGGCTTCGCATTGGATTTAGATTTCAGCATTCCAACGTCGATCTCATTTTGTTGTCTTCCTTTAGGATATGACTCAGCAAACTCCGACTCAGGAGTTAGTAGCCGAAGATGTGCACGGCTATCAGTGGAAATTCAAGCATATTTTTAGAGGTGATGAATTAATTACTATTGACAAAAGTTAAAATGTGAGGAACAAGGTTTTGTGATTACTGATCTTGTTTTTACTTGAAACCTATTATTGTACAGGTCAACCACGGAGGCATCTTTTGACCACAGGGTGGAGCACCTTTGTTACAGCAAAGAGATTGGTAGCTGGGGACACCTTTGTGTTCCTGAGGTATAACTTCACTCTGCTATgttgcttttttcttttcttttgatttttccaCATGTGGATTTTGAAtctttaaaactatattgtattGTCCAGAGGGGAGAATGGAGAGTTGCGGGTTGGAGTCAGACGTGCTAATCGTCAACAGATCAATATGCCTTCATCCGTCATATCAAGTCACAGCATGCATCTGGGAGTGCTTGCTACTGCATGTCATGCTACTCAAACCAAATCAATGTTCACCGTTTACTATAAACCAAGGTATACAATTATTCACTCTACGTTGAACATGTTGAGTCAGTTTCTTCGAGACTCTTGCCTTATTGATTTAGTCTTGGTTCTGAGCAGGACAAGCCAATTCATCATAAGCTTGAACAAATATCTGGAATCCATGAACAATAAGTTCTCTGTAGGGATGAGATTTAAGATGAGGTTTGAGGGAGAGGATTCCCCTGAAAGAAGGTagtctaaattttttttctttctttgtttgttttgtgcCCTGCAAGTTCTGTGTCCCCAAAGCTGTTCTCTAAACACTTATCTTTCTTTACGAAGATATTCTGGCACGGTTGTTGGTGTTAAAGACTGCTCCACTCACTGGAAAGACTCAAATTGGCGACGCCTAGAAGTAAAACTCTTACCCCTTGTATACATGCTTCTTTAAATGTTTCTAaagcgaaaaaaaaaaaaaaactcaaccaGTCTGCTACATTTTTGTGTAGGTTCACTGGGATGAGCCTGCATCGATTTCAAGACCCGATAAGGTTTCACCATGGGAGATCGAGCCGTTTGTATCTTCAGAAAATGTTTCCCAATCAGTTATGCCAAAGAACAAAAGGCCCCGTCACTTTAGTGAAGTATCTGCACTTGGTAAGGCACAATCTAATCGTCAGTTTCTCTGAAACTTCCTATAGCTACATATCTCACTCACACATCATGTCTTTAGATGTAGGCAAGACAGCTTCAAACCTTTGGAGCTCTGCATTGGCGCAATCCCATGAATTGGCACAATCTTGCATCACCTCACAAAGGAATCCTCCTCAGCAATGTTATCGTGATGCAACTGAGGATGCTAAGAAATCTGATTGGCCAATTAGCCCTTACTCTGCGTCCAATTTGTCGAGAAATACAACGCTGAACGACCAAATGATTTTCCCAGTTGAGCAGAAGAAACCCGAGACTACCACCGCTAGTTATAGATTATTTGGAGTCGATCTGCTGAGTTCCTCTGTACCAGCTCCCGAGGAGAAAGCTGCACTCATGCAACCAATAAACATAACCAAACCAGCTCCAGACAGCAACTCAGACCCAAAATCAGAGGTTTCAAAGCTATCAGAGGAGAAAAAGCAGGAACCTGCTCAGGCATCATCGAAAGAGGTACAAAGCAAGGAAAACAGTTCTACAAGAAGCCGGACCAAGGTAATGTCATGGACACTTTTTTTGATGcacatataaataaaacacatacgtcctctttttttttttacataatctAGATATTCATATGAACAACACAGGTGCAAATGCAAGGCGTACCGGTGGGCAGGGCTGTGGATTTAACAGTACTAAATGGGTACAGTGAGCTTATAGACGACCTTGAGAAGCTGTTTGACATAGAAGGCGAGCTGAAGAGTCGGAATCAATGGGAAATAGTGTTCACAGATGATGAGGGAGATATGATGCTTGTCGGTGATGACCCATGGCCGTAAGTGACTACCCCtcttatttaagaaaaaagaaaaatcatatcTGAAAATGGCTTAATTTTGTGGTAACAGGGAGTTCTGCAACATGGTGAAGAGAATATTCATATGGTCAAAAGAGGAAGTGAAGAAGATGACGCCCGGGAACCAACTCCGGAAACTGTTAACGGAAGTTGACACAGCATTAACAACAACAATCTCCAAAACTGAGAATCTTTCCAACTAAGTTCTCTACACTCTCTGTCTCCTTGTCTTGTTCCGTCTGTGTTTTCTCGCCAGAGAAAGATCAAAAAGTGGCGTAAACAGGAAACCACTTCTTCTTTTCGCAAGAAAAGTAAAAGGGTTGAAAAATGGCTCGTTTTTTTTTGGGGGAGCTTCTTGTGGAGAAGGGCAGACAGAGAGTTTTCTTCTATGGGTAGGCTTCTGTAAGTTTAattctttttgtgtgtgtaaTATATGCGAAGATGTAAcgaacagagaagaagaaaaaataaagattgtAAGCCTCCTTTTCCTATTTATgcttcttagttttttttttctcgtctttttttttgttatttttcatgTAAGTGTCAAAAGAGTCGA contains the following coding sequences:
- the LOC108853662 gene encoding auxin response factor 9 — encoded protein: MTTTGEHMYGELWKLCAGPVVDVPQAEERVFYFPQGHMEQLEASTEQDLNAVKPTKPLFDLPPKILCRVMDVRLQAEKDTDEVYAQIMLMPEETVDEPMSPDLPPPESHRPKVHSFSKVLTASDTSTHGGFSVLRKHATECLPPLDMTQQTPTQELVAEDVHGYQWKFKHIFRGQPRRHLLTTGWSTFVTAKRLVAGDTFVFLRGENGELRVGVRRANRQQINMPSSVISSHSMHLGVLATACHATQTKSMFTVYYKPRTSQFIISLNKYLESMNNKFSVGMRFKMRFEGEDSPERRYSGTVVGVKDCSTHWKDSNWRRLEVHWDEPASISRPDKVSPWEIEPFVSSENVSQSVMPKNKRPRHFSEVSALDVGKTASNLWSSALAQSHELAQSCITSQRNPPQQCYRDATEDAKKSDWPISPYSASNLSRNTTLNDQMIFPVEQKKPETTTASYRLFGVDLLSSSVPAPEEKAALMQPINITKPAPDSNSDPKSEVSKLSEEKKQEPAQASSKEVQSKENSSTRSRTKVQMQGVPVGRAVDLTVLNGYSELIDDLEKLFDIEGELKSRNQWEIVFTDDEGDMMLVGDDPWPEFCNMVKRIFIWSKEEVKKMTPGNQLRKLLTEVDTALTTTISKTENLSN